A single Drosophila ananassae strain 14024-0371.13 chromosome 3L, ASM1763931v2, whole genome shotgun sequence DNA region contains:
- the LOC6495866 gene encoding uncharacterized protein LOC6495866 translates to MMSRRALLIAGLLLIVGSSTVLSYPQSSIDDEMQNDEDFDYSSDDQSAPSPQTKDSTSTSLQKITKTASVTGIRGEEVKLQCDVGSEMLSAENVAVLWYFGENVIANGRNVVQPNFELDPNFDLTILKASSQDAGTYRCVVHPSKSEVITKVVIADHSLDAIAPESSTSTSSAMACSLMGWTVLGSAMLLLGVGRH, encoded by the exons tTCTCTCCTACCCACAATCCAGCATCGATGATGAGATGCAGAATGACGAGGACTTTGATTATTCGAGTGACGACCAAAGTGCTCCCAGTCCACAGACCAAGGACTCGACCTCCACATCCCTGCAGAAGATCACCAAGACGGCGTCTGTGACTGGAATTCGTGGCGAGGAGGTGAAGCTTCAGTGCGATGTGGGATCAGAAA TGCTTAGCGCGGAAAATGTTGCTGTTCTTTGGTACTTCGGGGAGAACGTGATTGCCAATGGCCGGAATGTGGTGCAGCCCAACTTTGAACTGGATCCCAACTTCGATTTGACCATCTTGAAGGCCAGCTCCCAGGATGCCGGCACCTATCGCTGCGTGGTTCATCCATCCAAGTCCGAGGTCATCACTAAGGTGGTCATCGCCGATCATTCCCTGGATGCCATTGCACCGGAGAGCTCCACCTCGACGTCGAGCGCGATGGCCTGCAGTCTGATGGGCTGGACGGTCCTCGGATCTGCCATGCTGCTGTTGGGAGTCGGTCGTCATTAG
- the LOC6494748 gene encoding neural cell adhesion molecule 2 yields MIRAKDTTWLLLICLLIGQFYVRTHGTPIDETKDDYQDDDYYSDNEEDPLEDETPPVVDTPAARPYFEESDLRIEAKPGDDVVLNCDVRNFMINNAVMWYKNTTMIVNGNTAVVPRFEAMKNNSIFLQNVTPADSENYYCVILPQDVRQRTTLRVGARLSILCDDRDITDRSQTFRQGDHHKLECRTYLPGEPTIKWSFNGIRIESSPSDEEKGVIVLDNIDDVNAGVYQCLADDGSHDPPHGMVTIDVQYSPKVSTHRHHVNTEEGGFAEVYCNYRANPIARSFFVKEGKTIQLSEKYSLRDSVHNGHNRTTLIIRDVEESDLGEYLCHVENAIGYNEVKVHVSYKPETPQFEDMKLEGTKVTMHWLVRSLQPLSEAMLDYKLSGSYTWSTVSVLETHRHNQTGGIWKITHQLDLPRRGMWHARVKTKNPYGWSNFSPDHDFTIQADGEGSYEPSDADLPPDQIVQAGIGLGGRGTASALAQMPLGGVILAALLLRQIRQL; encoded by the exons TACGCACACATGGAACGCCGATAGATGAGACTAAAGATGATTACCAGGACGATGACTACTACAGTGATAACGAAGAGGATCCCTTAGAGGACGAAACCCCTCCAGTTGTGGACACTCCAGCAGCAAGACCTTATTTTGAGGAAAGTGATCTTCGGATCGAAGCCAAGCCAGGCGATGATGTGGTCCTCAACTGTGACGTTCGCAACTTCATGA TTAACAATGCAGTTATGTGGTATAAAAACACCACAATGATTGTCAATGGTAATACTGCAGTTGTACCTCGCTTTGAGGCCATGAAAAACAACTCCATATTCCTGCAAAACGTAACCCCCGCGGATTCGGAGAACTACTACTGTGTTATCCTGCCGCAGGACGTTCGACAGCGCACAACTCTGAGGGTGGGCGCCCGGCTGTCGATCCTCTGCGACGACCGTGACATCACTGATCGATCGCAGACGTTCAGGCAGGGCGACCACCACAAGCTCGAGTGTCGAACCTATCTGCCCGGCGAGCCCACAATCAAATGGTCCTTTAAT GGTATTCGCATCGAGTCTTCCCCAAGTGATGAAGAAAAGGGAGTCATTGTCCTGGACAACATCGACGATGTTAATGCGGGCGTTTATCAGTGCCTGGCTGATGACGGCAGCCACGATCCCCCGCATGGAATGGTAACCATCGACGTCCAGTACAGCCCCAAGGTGTCCACCCACCGGCATCATGTCAACACGGAGGAAGGCGGCTTTGCGGAAGTTTACTGCAACTATCGCGCCAATCCCATTGCCCGGAGCTTTTTCGTCAAGGAAGGCAAAACCATTCAGTTGTCCGAGAAATACTCCCTGAGGGACTCTGTCCACAATGGACACAATCGCACAACGCTGATTATCCGGGATGTGGAGGAGAGTGATCTGGGCGAGTACCTGTGCCACGTGGAGAACGCCATCGGCTACAACGAGGTGAAGGTGCACGTCAGCTACAAACCCGAGACGCCGCAGTTCGAGGACATGAAACTGGAGGGCACCAAGGTCACGATGCACTGGCTGGTGAGGAGTCTGCAGCCATTGTCCGAGGCCATGCTAGACTACAAGCTATCTGGG TCATATACTTGGAGCACTGTGTCGGTGCTGGAAACGCATCGTCATAATCAGACTGGAGGCATCTGGAAGATCACGCACCAGCTGGACTTGCCACGacgtggcatgtggcatgccCGTGTCAAGACGAAGAACCCCTATGGCTGGTCCAACTTTTCGCCGGATCACGACTTCACGATCCAGGCCGATGGCGAGG GTTCTTATGAGCCCAGCGATGCGGATCTGCCACCAGATCAGATAGTCCAGGCCGGCATCGGTCTAGGGGGCCGAGGCACAGCGTCAGCCCTCGCCCAAATGCCCCTGGGTGGTGTTATCCTGGCGGCGCTCCTGCTGCGCCAGATCCGCCAGCTCTAA